TTGCACCAATAATTACATCTCCTGATTTTATTTTATTTCCTAACACCAAATCTTTTTTCTCTACTAATCCTACAACCATTCCTGCCAAATCAAATGCAAATCCTTTTCCTTCAATTACATCTGGCATAATTGCAGTTTCTCCTCCAACTATTGGCATTGCAGATTTCTTTGCACCTGTCACTAATCCCTCTACAATTTTTTTAAATATTGTTACATCGTTTTTGTTTGCAGCAATATAGTCTACAAATGAAATTGGCGTTGCACCAATACAGATTATGTCATTAACATTCATTGCAACACAATCAATTCCTATAGTGTTGTATTTTTTCATCATATTTGCAATTACTACTTTGGTTCCAACACCATCTGTGTGTGTGGCCAAAAGTTTTCCGCCAGGAATCTCCACAATCCCTGCATAATGCCCAAACCCATGTGCTATCTTTGCTTTTTTCTGAAGCTTGTGAGTTGATGCAATTAATTTCCCGATTGCCTGCTGGCTTTGTTTGATTTTAGAAATGTCCACTCCTGCATTTTTGTAGGTTAGGGCCATAGTTTGATGCGTATTTGCTGTGAATAAAAGAATTTGCCTATGATTTCGATCACATGTACATTCCAGCTATCTCTTCTCTGTGCTCTACATATTTCTGAGATAACTCACTAAATTCTGAATGAATTCTATCTTTCTCTTCTTGGAGTTGCTTTGTATCTATATTCAAGTCATAGAATCGATTTATTGCCTCAATTAGAGTTGCCGCTGCTCCTGAATCAGGTGCTACTTTGTTTGCTTTTGCTAATAGGGTCACTCCTTTGATTTCTCTTACTAGACATTCATTTAGTATTCCTCCTGGAATTCCGGTAATGAATCCTTGAGGAATCATACTGATGTCTTTGTCTGCCATAGTTCTTACCAAATCTTCTTCGGCTGCACAATATGCTTTGTAGTCATGCTCTGTACTTGCAACACCATCTAAAATTACAATCTCTTTTGATCCTTTCTGTGCTGCCCAATCTAAAATTGATCCCACTAGGGAGTACAATCCTTCCATTCTCAAAGTTATTTCACAAATTATTGCACATACTGTTCCATCTTGATTTGCATAAAATCGAAATGGATGGCGCAATCTACCTCTCATGAAAACTGTTGATGGTGGTAGGTACCTTGATCTCATCACTGCTATTTGTCGCATTTCTAATTTTTCAATAATATGATTTATTGCAAGAGGGCCTACCAGACCTGCTCCTACAAATCCTGCAAAAATTATCGGACTGTTCAATTCTACTTTCTTTATCTCAAAGACTTCTGCTTCTGGAAATTCTTTCTGCACTGTTTACGTCGATTCGTTCTGTCTAATTACTTTTCTGCATAAACAGATTCAACATAGTTCGTCCTTTGTCTGTAATTGTATAGATCATGTTTGCACCTACTGCTTCTTTTTTGATAAAGTTGTAATCTACACATAGATGTAGATAATTTAGAAATGACTTTTTCATTCTGATTTTTGATTTTGAATACAAATCAGAAAACGTCATAGGGTTTCCTCTTAGTTGATATAGCAACTTTATCAAAGACAATGTGCTAAAATCTCGAGTTCTTGCTTTTACTGCATCAAGAACTTGCTCATCTCTTTGTATGATAAAATCTCCGAATTGGTCTGCCACTTCTAGTGGTACATATGTTAGTCTTGCTCTCATCATACCGTATTGTACGGTACATTACCTTATTAGTCTTTAACTTGAGCTTTGCTTGTCTTTCTAGCTGGTTTTTTTACACCTTGATCATGCCTATTTGCCCTCTTAATTCTAATACGATCTAGTTTTTGGCAATGATAACTACCATTTCTGATAAATAACCCCTTTTTTTGAAATTATTTGTGAAAAAGATAGAGGCAATAATTAAGAGAAAAACTTTCACCACAATTAAGACAAATCTGAATGTGCTAGGGACATATGTAATTGACAAACGAAATTTAGATGACAGTGATATTTATGATGAAGCCAAAGGTTCCCGCATTGGTTCTACTGGAATAAAATCAATACCCCTAGCAAAAATTGAGATTGTCGTATCTAACAAGGATGCCCGAAAAGTTGTCGAAATGATTTCCAAAAATTCTGGTCTTTCATCTGATCATGGAGGAAAAATCTTTGTTTCAGAAATGGAAGAAGTTGTAGATATGGAAACTCTAGATGCAAAACAAGATTTGGAAATTCTTACAGGAGAAAAAACAGAATCTATGCCATTGCCTAAACGAAGTAGGTTTGTTCCATTACAGAAATTCACTTTACATAAACTACAAACAGTTTATGAGTCAAACAAAGAAAAACTCAGAGATGATTATAGAATAAAATCTTTTAGTGATTTTGTAAATTACTGTATTGTAAAGTCACTTCCAACTTTAGAAAAGCAATTGAAAAATCCTACAGTTGTTTATGAAAATACTTTTGGCGACTTTTAGATATAAGGTCCAAACAAAGCAAGTCCTACCAAAGTCATACCAACTGCTGCAAGAATTAATTTTGCAATTGAAACTTTTGAGAGTTTCATAAAGCTAGACCAACAAGCAATGGTATTGTTATGACTCCGCACATTGCTGCTACTTTAAGATAATCTTTACGTTGAAATGGCTGCATCTTTTCTCTGCGAAATAATTTACTTTTGCGCAAATTCATGATGATTCTAAATTGTGTTTTCCCCTTCGTCACCGGTTGCAATATCTACTGCACGTAAAATTTGAGAAACAAAAATTTTTCCAACTCTTCCATTATCTTTGATGATGCCTATAACTTCATCTTCCATTGCATCTACAATTATTGCCTCAATTCTGTATTTGTCATTGAATTGAGGTGTGAAAATCTCACTTCCTTTTGATGCATGAATTTCCGGACCTGGTCTTTTTCCTCTGCCTCTAACTTTGGAGACTGTAAGGCCGCCAATACCGATCTTTTTTAATTCTTCACTTATTGCCATCACGTCATTTTCGCCAAGTATGACTTCGATTTTGAGCATTTAGTTATCATATTGTCCATTACACAAATATAATTTCTGATTTTGATGACTAAATGACTATCATTTGATAATCGATCTTAGTCATTGTTATTAGTTTTGAATTAAGTTTTTTCATAATGGTACTTGATTCTGGGGATACAGCGTGGATGCTAGTGGCTGGTAGTCTTGTACTTTTAATGATCCCTGCATTAGGTCTTTTTGAATCTGGACTTTTAAGAAAAAAGAATGCAGCATCCATTTTCATGCAGATCTTCTTTGGTCTTGCATTACTTAGTGTAATGTGGTTTGTATTTGGATTTAGTTTATCATTTGGTGATTCAACTATGGGCCTAGTTGGAAATATGGATTGGGTATTTCTTAAAGGGGTTCCATCAGATGGTCCATTAGAGCAATATGCTCCAACAATTCCTGGTGTCTTGTTTGTTAAATTCCAATTAATGTTTGCAGCAATTACTCCTCTGTTACTTACAGGAACGATTGCTGAAAGAATGAAGTTTAGCTCATTTATCATATTCATTGCTGCATGGTCTATGCTGATTTACTATCCCCTAGTCCACTGGGTTTGGGGTGGTGGTTGGTTATCTCAGCTAGGGGTAGTTGATTTTGCAGGGGGTATTGTTATTCACACAAGTGTGGGAATGGCAGCTCTTGCTGCAGCAATTGTACTTGGTAAGAGAAGACATTATGGTCCTGCCATTATGATCCCTCATAGTATTCCACTTGCAGTTCTTGGTTCTTCATTATTATGGCTAGGATGGTTTGGATTTAACGCGGGAAGTGCACTTTCAGCTTCTGGCGGTGTTGCAGGCAATACTGTAATTGTTACTCACATGGCTTCTTCAGTTTCTGCTTTAATTTGGGCTGGTCTTTCTTGGATTAGAACAGGAAAGCCATCAGTTGTTGCAACAATTAATGGTGCAATTGCAGGTCTTGCTGGAATTACACCTGCATCTGGATTTGTAAGTGCAGAACATGCATTTGTAATTGGTATTGCAATTGGTGTTATTTCATATTCTGGAGTCGTACTATTCAAAGAAAAATTAAAGATTGATGATGCACTTGATGTAAGCTCTGTTCACGGAGTTGCAGGAATTGTAGGTGCTCTTGCAATAGGACTCTTTGCAAGCACAGCGATTAATCCAGGCGGTGTTGATGGATTGCTATTTGGAAATCCAGATCAATTATGGATTCAAGCAGTAGGCGTTGGTGTTGCAGGTGCAATGGGCTTTGGTGGAACTTGGATAATTCTACAAGTGATGAAGCATCTAATTGGAATTAGGGTTTCCCCTGAAGTAGAAGATGTTGGTCTAGATATTAGTGAGCATGCAGAATCTGCTTATTCTGATGAAGAGGAATTCATGTTGGATATGGATACCTTTACAGAGGAATTACAGGAAAAGGATGAAATATTCCGAAAAAAGTAGAATTTCTGGTGTAGTATTATGGCAATAAATTATGATGAACTATCAAAAAAAGTGCTTGCTTTAGATTCACAGGTTAGATTTGCAGGTGTCGCAAATAGCAAAGGTGAGCTTGTATCTGGAGGACATAATGAAAATATTGAAGGGATGCTGTCAAGCGATGAGGTTAAAATGTCGATTCATTATGC
This genomic window from Nitrosopumilus ureiphilus contains:
- the purM gene encoding phosphoribosylformylglycinamidine cyclo-ligase → MALTYKNAGVDISKIKQSQQAIGKLIASTHKLQKKAKIAHGFGHYAGIVEIPGGKLLATHTDGVGTKVVIANMMKKYNTIGIDCVAMNVNDIICIGATPISFVDYIAANKNDVTIFKKIVEGLVTGAKKSAMPIVGGETAIMPDVIEGKGFAFDLAGMVVGLVEKKDLVLGNKIKSGDVIIGANSTGIHSNGYSLARKAILGKYSIKDKVKGVGTIGDALLKPTEIYTNPVLEIIQKCKVNGLAHITGGAFTKLLRLKKIGYKIDTLPKIPPIMGLVEEQGVKPEEMYKTFNMGVGFCVVAPRDQITRIKSIFTKHKISSQEIGQIISKKGVFVNSIKIA
- a CDS encoding proteasome assembly chaperone family protein codes for the protein MQKEFPEAEVFEIKKVELNSPIIFAGFVGAGLVGPLAINHIIEKLEMRQIAVMRSRYLPPSTVFMRGRLRHPFRFYANQDGTVCAIICEITLRMEGLYSLVGSILDWAAQKGSKEIVILDGVASTEHDYKAYCAAEEDLVRTMADKDISMIPQGFITGIPGGILNECLVREIKGVTLLAKANKVAPDSGAAATLIEAINRFYDLNIDTKQLQEEKDRIHSEFSELSQKYVEHREEIAGMYM
- a CDS encoding P-II family nitrogen regulator, which gives rise to MKKIEAIIKRKTFTTIKTNLNVLGTYVIDKRNLDDSDIYDEAKGSRIGSTGIKSIPLAKIEIVVSNKDARKVVEMISKNSGLSSDHGGKIFVSEMEEVVDMETLDAKQDLEILTGEKTESMPLPKRSRFVPLQKFTLHKLQTVYESNKEKLRDDYRIKSFSDFVNYCIVKSLPTLEKQLKNPTVVYENTFGDF
- a CDS encoding P-II family nitrogen regulator: MLKIEVILGENDVMAISEELKKIGIGGLTVSKVRGRGKRPGPEIHASKGSEIFTPQFNDKYRIEAIIVDAMEDEVIGIIKDNGRVGKIFVSQILRAVDIATGDEGENTI
- a CDS encoding ammonium transporter, producing MVLDSGDTAWMLVAGSLVLLMIPALGLFESGLLRKKNAASIFMQIFFGLALLSVMWFVFGFSLSFGDSTMGLVGNMDWVFLKGVPSDGPLEQYAPTIPGVLFVKFQLMFAAITPLLLTGTIAERMKFSSFIIFIAAWSMLIYYPLVHWVWGGGWLSQLGVVDFAGGIVIHTSVGMAALAAAIVLGKRRHYGPAIMIPHSIPLAVLGSSLLWLGWFGFNAGSALSASGGVAGNTVIVTHMASSVSALIWAGLSWIRTGKPSVVATINGAIAGLAGITPASGFVSAEHAFVIGIAIGVISYSGVVLFKEKLKIDDALDVSSVHGVAGIVGALAIGLFASTAINPGGVDGLLFGNPDQLWIQAVGVGVAGAMGFGGTWIILQVMKHLIGIRVSPEVEDVGLDISEHAESAYSDEEEFMLDMDTFTEELQEKDEIFRKK